A stretch of DNA from Anaeromicrobium sediminis:
TAGCCACTGAATTTGAAAAATTATATACGACTATTCCAAGTGCTGCCATAATACATAACATTAAAAATGCGTTTTTCATAGCTTTTTTTTCAATTGATTGTAATGAGCTCATGGGACCTCCTATTTGTTGTTCTCATTCCACTCTTTTTCAAGATCAGAATATTCAACACCATAATTATTAAGGAATCCTTTAAAAGCAGTTAAGTGATCTTCCATTATATCTACAATTGGATCATTTGCCTTAATTTTCTTTAAACCCCACTCATCTGGAATGTATATCTCATCCACGTCAGGTCTTTTCTTAGTATTCTTTATTGTTCTAACAAATTTATCTGACTTAGCTTTTACATTTGCCAGAGGACCAAAATGACTTGGATCAATAACGATTATATATGATCCACCAACAGTAGTTGGAGCGCCAGGTTTTAAGAAGTCAGATGGTATTGCAGGTAGATCTGAACAAAGAACTCCCTTTGGATTAATTATTGATGTTAAAACTTCATTCCATATATTTAAAGAATAAAGTCTTGGGTTAGAGAAAATCCATGGGGCAGTACAATCACTAACACGACCGTAACCTTCTATAAGGCTTGCATAAGGCTTAACATCATCAGTAAGTTCACCTGTATTTGGATCAACTATTAATTTTCCTTTTAGCTTTTTTTCACCTATCAATGCTTCTGTAATATCTGCATCATATCCTTCACATAGCTTTGTACTTACTACTAAGGGAAGTTCTTCTCCACCAGGACATGCTGCATCAAATGGAGGAACAGACATGGCAAAGTCCATACCGCCAAATGGAGCACTTAGTGGCACTGAATTGTTTGAAGCCATTGCAAACATTCCTTGTTCTAATGCTAAAGAAGTAAATCCAAAGAAGGAACCTCCATCATTATGATTATGGCCAAAGGCTATTGCAATTCCATATTCTCTAGCTTTTTCTATTGCCAGTTCTGTCATTTTCGTGATTGTATAGTATCCAGAAGATCTCATTC
This window harbors:
- a CDS encoding Ldh family oxidoreductase codes for the protein MSKLLKMNADFLEFCYRRLWQAAGASESHAKAVARNISLGDRQGKLYQGMGVIEALLIPLQGGILDIKAEPILEAEGPTWLVYNGMRSSGYYTITKMTELAIEKAREYGIAIAFGHNHNDGGSFFGFTSLALEQGMFAMASNNSVPLSAPFGGMDFAMSVPPFDAACPGGEELPLVVSTKLCEGYDADITEALIGEKKLKGKLIVDPNTGELTDDVKPYASLIEGYGRVSDCTAPWIFSNPRLYSLNIWNEVLTSIINPKGVLCSDLPAIPSDFLKPGAPTTVGGSYIIVIDPSHFGPLANVKAKSDKFVRTIKNTKKRPDVDEIYIPDEWGLKKIKANDPIVDIMEDHLTAFKGFLNNYGVEYSDLEKEWNENNK